CACCCCTCGGGACTTCCACGAGGGATTGCGCAAAGTGGTCGAGAACGGCCTCTCCAAGGATGCCGCCCTGCGGGCAGCCACCCTGGGAGCCGCCGAGTTGCTGGGAGTGGACCGCCAGTTGGGAAGCATCGAAGCAGGCAAGATCGCCAACCTGGTGGTCTGCGACGGCGACCTCTTCGAGGAGGACACCCAGATCAAGCACGTGTTCGTTGACGGAGAAAAGTTCGACATCCCCTCCAAGCCCAAGGGGAAAGCGCCGGAGGGCGACGGCCAGCCGGTCGATTTCAGCGGACTCTGGGATGTCACCGTGATGGCTCCCGACGGCAACCAGCAGATCCAGTTCGATCTGCAGGCCTCTCAGGGAGTGCTGACCGGAAGCGTGAGTTCACCGGCCTTGGGCCAGGTCGAGATCTACGACGGCTCTTACCAGGGCAACGGGTTCAGCTTCAAGATCACGGTCGACCTGGGCATGGGACCCACCGAGATCACTTTGACGGGCACCGCCTCGGGCACCGAGTTGGTAGGCACCGCCGACGTGGCCGGCATGGGCGCCGCCCCCATCGAAGGCAGCAAGATTCCGTAGAAGAGACAGGGATAAGGAGATTAAGGACATGAGAAAGAGCATTTTCATCATCATACTGGCTCTCACGGCACTGCCGCTTCTGGGATCCGACATCGTCATCCGCGATGCCTCGATCATGACGATGGGCCCGCAGGGGACGATCGAAAGAGGGTCGGTCCTGATCCGCGACGGGAAAATCGCCGCCGTGGGGACCGACATCGAAGTGCCCGAGGGCGCTCGGGTCGTGGACGGCCAAGGCAAGTGGGTGACCCCCGGAATCATCGACTGCCATTCCCACATCGCCCTCGACTCCATCAACGAAGGCGGAACCAGCGTCTCATCGATGACGGGCACCGAGGACGTCATCGACCCCGACGACTTCGACATCTACCGCGATCTGGCGGGAGGGGTCACCACGGCCAACCTGCTTCACGGCAGCGCCAATCCCATCGGCGGCAAGAACCAGGTGGTCAAGATGCGCTGGGGCAAGACCGCGGAGGAACTGAAGTTCGAAGGGGCCAAGCCGGGCATCAAGTTCGCCCTTGGAGAAAACCCCAAGCGCCCCGGCATTCCCCTCTTCACCCGCGGACGCGACCGCCGTTACCCCTCCTCGCGCATGGGCGTTGAAGACGTCATCCGCGACGCCTTCAACCGCGCTCAGGCCTATCAGCAGGAGTGGGAGGAGTACGAGAGCAAGAAGGCCCAGGGAGTCAGTCCGCTGATTTCGCCGCGCCGCGACCTGCAGTTGGAACCCCTGGTGGAGATTCTCAAGGGAGAACGACTGGTGCATTCCCACTGCTACCGCGCCGATGAGATCCTCATGCTGATCAGGGTGGCGGAAGACTACGGCTTCACTATCGGCACCTTCCAGCACGTGTTGGAAGGCTACAAGGTGGCTGAAGAGATCGCCGCCCACGGCGCCGGCGCCTCCACCTTTTCAGACTGGTGGGCCTACAAGGTCGAGGCCTACGACGCCATCCCCTATAACGCCGCCA
This genomic stretch from Acidobacteriota bacterium harbors:
- a CDS encoding amidohydrolase family protein, which gives rise to MRKSIFIIILALTALPLLGSDIVIRDASIMTMGPQGTIERGSVLIRDGKIAAVGTDIEVPEGARVVDGQGKWVTPGIIDCHSHIALDSINEGGTSVSSMTGTEDVIDPDDFDIYRDLAGGVTTANLLHGSANPIGGKNQVVKMRWGKTAEELKFEGAKPGIKFALGENPKRPGIPLFTRGRDRRYPSSRMGVEDVIRDAFNRAQAYQQEWEEYESKKAQGVSPLISPRRDLQLEPLVEILKGERLVHSHCYRADEILMLIRVAEDYGFTIGTFQHVLEGYKVAEEIAAHGAGASTFSDWWAYKVEAYDAIPYNAAIMHNKGVLVSINSDSAEEARHLNQEAAKTMRYGGLSAEEALATVTLNPAKQLRIDDRVGSLEEGKDADLVLWNNFPLSVYAVAEEVYIDGEQYFSREMEAQRLAQLEEEKQRLLNQDKSKKGDKEEKVEDVDVITAAREGGRR